The sequence GTAGCTCCGGTCTCGCTGCTCGAGCAGGCCGCGGCCAAGCGGGCCGAGCGCCAGCAGGCGATCACCGACGCTGCCGCTGCGATCACAGCTGATGCCGCCACCACGCCAGCGGCCCCTGCCCAGAAGCCGCCTGAGCCCGGCGCCCCAGTCCCATCCCGGGCAGTGGAACCCCAGCTGGGGGCGTTCGACGACACCTTCACCTGGTCGGCCGAGGTGCTGGCGGCCCAGGGACGACGGGTCGAGGACGTGTCGCTCGAGGAGATCGACTGGCTGGGGAGGCTGCGCCAGGGGCTGGAAAAAACCCGCCAGGGTTTTGTCAGCCAGCTGCTGGAACGGCTTGGCGATGACCCCCTCAGCCCCGAGACCCTCGACGACCTCGAAACCACCCTGCTGCGGGCCGATGTGGGCGTGAGCGCCACTGATCACGTGCTGGACGCCCTGCGCCAGCGCCTCAACCGCGAGGTGGTGGATCCCGCCGAGGGCATCCGCTTTCTCAAGGAACAGCTGCGCCAGATCCTCGATGACCCCAGCCAGGGCAGCGCCAGCCCCCTGCTGGCCCCCGAGCGCGGCCGCCTCAATGTGTGGCTGCTGGTGGGAGTCAATGGAGTGGGCAAGACCACCACCCTGGGCAAGCTCGCCAACCTGGCGGTGCGCAGCGGCTACAGCTGCCTGATCGCCGCTGCCGACACGTTCCGGGCCGCTGCCGTGCAGCAGGTGCAGGTGTGGGGTGAGCGCAGTGGCGTGGCGGTGATCTCCAACCCCAGTGCCAACGCTGATCCCGCCGCCGTGGTCTACGACGCCCTCGGGGCGGCCCGGGCCCAGGGCACGGAACTGGTGCTGGTGGACACGGCCGGCCGGCTGCAGACCAAGCACAACCTGATGGAGGAGCTGGCCAAGGTGCGGCGCATCGTCGACAAGCTGGCGCCCGAGGCCGTGGTGGAGTCGTTGCTGGTGCTCGATGCCAGCCAGGGCCAGAACGGGCTGAGGCAGGCGATGGCCTTCGCCAGCTCCGCCGGGCTCACCGGCGTGGTGCTCACCAAGCTGGATGGCAGTGCCCGCGGTGGCGTCGCCCTGGCGGTGGCGTCGGAGGCGCGGCTGCCGATCCGGTTCGTGGGGGCTGGCGAGGGCATCCGCGACCTGCGGCCGTTCAACAGCTTTGAGTTTGTGGAAGCCCTGATGGCGGGCTGATCGCCGCTACCCTTCGGATCCTCCGCGGCCGCTCCTTGAGCCAGAAGCCGCCCACACCCCTTGAGGCCCACCAGGCCCCTGCGGCTGCAGCACCTGACCCTGCGGCGGCGGCCTCGATGCGGCAACTGCTCGACAGCCTGAACCGGGAGCAGCGCCGCAACCTGGATCTGCTGGCCTCCCTGGCCTTCGCGCTGCGCAGCGTGACCAACCTCAGCCGCCTGCTGGAGCTGGTGCCGGCGGTGGCGGCGCGGCTGGTGGAGGCGGACGGGGCCGTGCTGGTGGTGTTCCATGAGGACGGCCGCCTCTGGAAGGAGCAGCTTCAGGCCACGCCCTACGAGCGCTGCGCCGAGCTGCTGCGGCAGCTGGGGGCTCTGGCCAGCAGCGAGAGGCCGCTGCTGCACGATGACCCCACCGACCTCA is a genomic window of Cyanobium sp. NS01 containing:
- the ftsY gene encoding signal recognition particle-docking protein FtsY, giving the protein MVFDWFRRRPASPAPAAGDTPPTASPEAGPTPEPAPSESVPEPGLVEPAPAGATPATDQDALAWAREAYARLKAQQLAAEQPAQTPEPEPAVAAPAPPPAGAATEDSASPAPAPPPGPEPSTTLVAPVSLLEQAAAKRAERQQAITDAAAAITADAATTPAAPAQKPPEPGAPVPSRAVEPQLGAFDDTFTWSAEVLAAQGRRVEDVSLEEIDWLGRLRQGLEKTRQGFVSQLLERLGDDPLSPETLDDLETTLLRADVGVSATDHVLDALRQRLNREVVDPAEGIRFLKEQLRQILDDPSQGSASPLLAPERGRLNVWLLVGVNGVGKTTTLGKLANLAVRSGYSCLIAAADTFRAAAVQQVQVWGERSGVAVISNPSANADPAAVVYDALGAARAQGTELVLVDTAGRLQTKHNLMEELAKVRRIVDKLAPEAVVESLLVLDASQGQNGLRQAMAFASSAGLTGVVLTKLDGSARGGVALAVASEARLPIRFVGAGEGIRDLRPFNSFEFVEALMAG